In a single window of the Anaerotruncus rubiinfantis genome:
- a CDS encoding sigma-70 family RNA polymerase sigma factor yields the protein MNNEELAVKAKDGDRDALTALYLNNQRLLYKLANKYQGIAQERLLDPEDLEQYAYLGLVRALKYFDPAKPYRFTTYLSRNVMNVVREALGLRYSKEHPKQIDTISLDAPLPGREDDEITLLDALESPEPSPAKRIENGELQEQLRAAIGTLSPRQRQVIRLRYIDGMKLREIAERIGISYQGVLSAERHALEKLRKSLRTAQRPF from the coding sequence ATGAACAATGAAGAACTGGCGGTCAAGGCCAAAGACGGCGACCGGGACGCGCTCACGGCCCTGTATCTGAATAACCAGCGGTTACTTTACAAGCTGGCGAATAAGTATCAGGGCATAGCACAAGAGCGGCTATTAGATCCAGAGGATCTGGAACAGTACGCCTATTTAGGACTTGTCCGAGCCCTGAAATACTTCGACCCGGCAAAGCCGTACCGGTTCACCACTTACCTTAGCCGCAATGTCATGAATGTCGTTCGGGAAGCGTTGGGCCTGCGTTACTCCAAAGAACATCCTAAGCAGATAGACACGATTTCGCTTGATGCACCTTTACCGGGCCGGGAAGATGACGAAATCACGTTGCTTGACGCGCTGGAAAGCCCAGAGCCGTCACCGGCTAAACGGATAGAAAACGGTGAATTGCAGGAGCAGTTGAGGGCGGCGATAGGCACATTATCCCCACGGCAACGGCAGGTGATCCGACTGCGGTACATAGACGGGATGAAGCTGCGCGAGATAGCCGAGCGGATAGGGATATCCTATCAGGGAGTGCTCAGCGCGGAGCGTCACGCATTGGAGAAGCTGAGAAAATCTTTGCGGACGGCGCAAAGGCCCTTCTAA
- a CDS encoding phage NrS-1 polymerase family protein: MLSQNQINNIPLPLRAMPQWVTWCYEKRKGQDKPTKVPYNPAAGRRASAGQPDTWVDFDTAVKAQGYDGVGYEFNDMGLIGVDIDHCINLETCEVSPAALRVVGLLNSYTEFSPSGTGLHIFVYGNIPAEGRKDTASGIEIYQDARFLTMTGNPFMGVKPIERRDREIMQLYDELFPDKPQEMPTQQPATPTLDDGKLLEIAGKASNGEKFRRLYSGDTGGYPSHSEADMALCNYLAFYTGKDSAQMDRLFRASGLMRPKWDEKHGSKTYGASTIADAIGHTVDTFGSKPAAAEDFAPVTLPQGWEPPIPFDSIDTPDFPTESLPGPLTAFVECLSESTQTPEEMPGILSLGVLATAFQSKYEVEITSDWREPLCLYTVAVAPPGERKSAVISALSKPVYEYEAERRELEAAEIAQNQTERALLEKALQAAQNNATKKKVPSKRVKMKP, translated from the coding sequence ATGCTATCACAAAATCAGATCAACAATATCCCGCTGCCGCTTCGGGCAATGCCTCAATGGGTCACATGGTGCTATGAGAAGCGCAAGGGGCAGGACAAGCCAACCAAGGTGCCGTATAACCCGGCGGCCGGCAGGCGGGCCAGCGCGGGACAGCCTGACACATGGGTAGACTTTGACACGGCGGTAAAGGCACAGGGCTATGACGGCGTGGGATATGAATTCAACGACATGGGGCTTATCGGTGTGGACATTGACCATTGCATCAATCTTGAGACCTGCGAAGTGTCCCCGGCAGCGCTCCGGGTGGTGGGCCTGCTCAATTCCTATACCGAGTTCTCCCCCTCTGGCACGGGCTTACATATCTTTGTGTACGGCAACATTCCCGCTGAGGGCCGCAAGGATACCGCTAGCGGGATTGAAATATACCAGGACGCCCGGTTCCTGACCATGACTGGCAACCCCTTCATGGGAGTAAAGCCCATCGAGCGCCGCGACCGGGAGATTATGCAGCTATACGACGAGCTGTTCCCTGATAAGCCCCAAGAGATGCCCACACAACAGCCTGCAACCCCAACGCTGGATGACGGCAAGCTGCTCGAAATAGCGGGCAAGGCCTCCAACGGTGAGAAGTTCCGGCGGCTCTACAGCGGCGACACGGGCGGCTATCCCTCCCATAGCGAGGCAGACATGGCGCTGTGCAATTACCTTGCTTTCTATACAGGAAAAGACTCGGCGCAGATGGACAGGCTTTTCCGCGCGTCCGGCCTCATGCGTCCGAAGTGGGATGAGAAACACGGCAGCAAGACCTATGGAGCTTCCACAATAGCGGACGCGATCGGGCACACTGTGGACACCTTCGGGAGTAAACCGGCAGCGGCAGAGGACTTTGCCCCGGTGACGCTCCCGCAGGGGTGGGAACCGCCGATACCATTTGACAGTATAGACACCCCAGACTTTCCAACCGAGAGTTTACCGGGCCCGTTAACCGCGTTCGTGGAGTGTTTGTCAGAGAGCACGCAGACCCCGGAGGAAATGCCCGGTATCTTGTCGCTGGGAGTGTTGGCCACGGCCTTTCAATCAAAATATGAGGTTGAGATAACAAGCGACTGGCGGGAACCGCTTTGCTTGTACACTGTTGCCGTCGCGCCGCCCGGAGAACGAAAAAGCGCTGTAATATCTGCTTTGAGCAAACCTGTATATGAATATGAAGCTGAAAGACGGGAGCTTGAAGCCGCAGAGATTGCCCAGAACCAGACCGAGAGGGCTTTGCTGGAAAAGGCTTTGCAGGCGGCACAGAACAATGCCACCAAGAAAAAGGTTCCTTCGAAGCGTGTAAAGATGAAGCCCTAG
- a CDS encoding helix-turn-helix transcriptional regulator → MKISKTKFEILLAQKGLTQNDLAQKSGIPYQNVSTVKNRGTCAPQTAAKLAAGLGVDVSEIVESEG, encoded by the coding sequence GTGAAAATCAGTAAAACGAAATTTGAAATTCTCTTGGCACAAAAAGGGCTGACACAAAACGACCTGGCCCAAAAGAGCGGCATCCCCTATCAGAATGTCAGCACTGTAAAAAATCGCGGCACATGTGCGCCACAGACAGCGGCAAAGCTCGCGGCTGGGTTGGGCGTGGACGTGTCCGAGATCGTAGAAAGTGAGGGCTGA
- a CDS encoding helix-turn-helix domain-containing protein — translation MNTGNRIREARLTAGYTQKKLGELCNIAEPTIRRYELGKLNPKYGTLQKIALALEVSIDYLLGNTPYKTIAEEIKATAHMTQKKQVKAVRTYHPMEAQQILENELLFHFNRLNDQGQQKAAEYLADLTKVPDYQKK, via the coding sequence ATGAACACTGGAAACCGTATCAGAGAAGCTAGGTTGACGGCTGGATATACTCAAAAGAAACTGGGTGAGCTTTGCAATATAGCAGAACCCACTATTCGACGTTATGAGCTGGGAAAGTTAAACCCAAAGTACGGAACTCTTCAAAAGATTGCTTTGGCTCTCGAGGTTTCCATTGACTACCTGTTAGGCAACACGCCATACAAAACGATAGCCGAAGAAATAAAAGCAACTGCCCACATGACTCAAAAAAAGCAAGTGAAAGCTGTACGCACCTATCATCCAATGGAAGCCCAACAGATACTGGAAAATGAACTATTGTTCCATTTCAATCGGTTAAACGATCAGGGCCAACAGAAGGCAGCAGAATACCTTGCAGATCTTACGAAAGTACCAGATTACCAAAAAAAATAG
- a CDS encoding N-terminal phage integrase SAM-like domain-containing protein, translating to MPRPKKEQPNHAGGLYEVKITIGKTLDGKLQRKSFYSSISKDDARRQAEEWKIQREVANRTGVGFVDQRRTFSEWADQWLEIYKKPNVTENTYNGTYKLYVEQHLKPYFGQADLSCIRPADIQKFYASKRSLSPSALHKISLCLS from the coding sequence ATGCCCCGGCCCAAAAAAGAACAGCCCAACCACGCGGGCGGGCTGTATGAAGTCAAAATTACCATTGGAAAGACGCTCGACGGCAAGCTTCAGCGCAAGAGCTTTTACAGCTCCATCAGCAAGGATGACGCGCGGCGGCAGGCTGAGGAATGGAAGATCCAGCGGGAAGTGGCGAACCGGACTGGCGTGGGGTTCGTGGATCAGCGCCGTACCTTCTCCGAATGGGCCGATCAATGGCTGGAAATCTATAAAAAGCCGAATGTCACGGAGAACACCTATAACGGCACTTATAAACTCTATGTCGAGCAGCACCTAAAGCCATATTTTGGGCAAGCAGACCTTTCCTGTATCCGGCCAGCCGATATTCAGAAATTCTATGCGAGCAAGCGCAGTCTGTCTCCCTCTGCCCTGCATAAGATCTCCCTATGCCTAAGCTGA
- a CDS encoding manganese catalase family protein: MYKHEKQLFHPVRVEKANPQYAALLQEQLGGANGELKSAMQYMSQSFRIKDPAIKDLFMDIAAEELSHMEMVGTTINMLNGHDVEAAGVPAGEVETHVLLGLNPGLINASGYSWTADYVTVTGDLCADLLSNIASEQRAKVVYEYLYRQINDKLVRETIDFLLNREEAHNALFREAFNRVQDTGSNRDFGVTEDSRLYFNLSSPSPANHFGDTKAAPPSFNNPSQRPS, translated from the coding sequence ATGTATAAACATGAAAAACAATTGTTCCATCCGGTTCGTGTGGAAAAAGCAAACCCGCAGTATGCAGCGCTTTTGCAAGAACAATTGGGCGGAGCTAACGGGGAATTGAAATCGGCAATGCAGTATATGTCGCAGAGCTTTCGGATTAAGGACCCAGCGATTAAAGACCTGTTCATGGATATTGCCGCTGAAGAACTGAGCCATATGGAAATGGTGGGGACAACGATCAATATGCTGAATGGGCATGACGTGGAGGCTGCCGGTGTACCGGCGGGTGAGGTGGAGACCCATGTTTTGCTGGGGCTGAATCCGGGACTGATCAACGCGTCAGGATACTCCTGGACAGCGGACTATGTTACCGTGACAGGAGACTTGTGCGCGGACCTGCTTTCCAATATCGCATCCGAGCAGCGCGCAAAGGTTGTCTATGAATATCTGTACCGCCAAATCAATGATAAACTTGTCCGGGAAACCATTGATTTTCTGCTCAACCGCGAAGAAGCGCATAACGCGTTGTTTCGGGAGGCGTTTAACAGAGTGCAGGATACCGGCTCGAACAGGGACTTTGGGGTTACGGAAGATTCACGCCTGTACTTCAACCTTTCCTCCCCGTCTCCCGCGAACCACTTTGGTGACACAAAGGCAGCGCCTCCCAGTTTTAACAATCCCAGTCAGAGGCCGTCATAA
- a CDS encoding YdeI/OmpD-associated family protein, producing MFIHMIASFIVVVLSIYQFSHHMHCHIEKPRRRAQSLLGCAFLGVVIRPKACYNENEIGDIASCHGISHLSLPAARHLGYWRRYMDEIMEFSTRADFRNWLTSNCLSSPGVWLLFGKACGPKTLKAGEALEEALCFGWIDGQMQSIDEKSYKKYFSLRSKNSKWSEKNKALAKKLEDQGKMTDHGRKKIAEAKENGRWDAPKPPEVTEEQIACLAALLNGQEPAYTNFLGMSRSVKKTYTRAYFDAKTDAGRRSRLSWMIDRLNQNLKPM from the coding sequence ATGTTTATACATATGATAGCCTCCTTTATAGTGGTTGTTCTAAGTATTTACCAATTTTCCCATCACATGCATTGCCATATCGAAAAACCACGCCGTCGGGCGCAATCTCTGTTGGGCTGCGCATTCCTTGGCGTTGTAATCCGTCCCAAAGCCTGTTATAATGAAAACGAAATCGGTGACATTGCTTCTTGCCACGGCATCAGCCACCTTTCATTGCCGGCCGCACGGCATCTGGGATATTGGAGGCGCTATATGGACGAAATCATGGAGTTTTCCACAAGGGCGGATTTTAGAAACTGGCTGACCAGCAATTGCCTGTCAAGTCCCGGAGTATGGCTGTTATTCGGGAAGGCGTGCGGCCCCAAAACGTTGAAGGCAGGTGAAGCGCTTGAAGAAGCGCTCTGTTTTGGATGGATTGACGGGCAGATGCAGAGCATTGATGAAAAAAGCTATAAAAAGTATTTTTCCTTGCGGAGCAAAAACAGCAAGTGGTCAGAGAAAAACAAAGCTCTGGCAAAAAAACTGGAAGACCAGGGAAAAATGACCGACCATGGCCGGAAGAAAATCGCGGAAGCAAAAGAAAACGGCAGGTGGGACGCTCCAAAGCCGCCGGAGGTCACGGAGGAGCAGATAGCCTGTCTCGCAGCTTTATTGAACGGGCAGGAGCCCGCTTATACAAACTTCCTGGGGATGTCCCGATCTGTGAAAAAAACTTATACGCGGGCATATTTTGACGCCAAGACAGACGCTGGGCGCAGGAGCCGGCTGTCCTGGATGATTGACCGGCTCAACCAAAACTTAAAACCCATGTAA
- a CDS encoding leucine-rich repeat domain-containing protein yields the protein MGARPSDWTPAAGEIPIAAVAGMAAANVQQAIEENFRSVVDGKALVETAITGKGGTVSKTGETATFAQLQQGVANIPWDGEEMRKLIEHTTAMTELPPGITKISYSAFYDCGNLAISSLPDSVVEIQDNSFWHCSNITLSALPESVTAVGIGSFRKCLGLKTMSIGANIQTMRTTSFAECTNITRITVNRAPNAVANAPWGASNATVVWTGTT from the coding sequence GTGGGCGCGCGCCCATCTGACTGGACCCCCGCGGCGGGCGAAATCCCGATTGCGGCGGTGGCGGGGATGGCCGCCGCGAATGTGCAGCAGGCGATTGAAGAAAATTTTCGGTCTGTCGTTGATGGGAAAGCGCTTGTGGAAACCGCCATCACCGGCAAAGGCGGTACGGTTTCCAAAACGGGAGAGACGGCGACTTTTGCACAGCTTCAGCAGGGCGTCGCAAACATCCCGTGGGACGGGGAAGAGATGCGCAAGCTGATCGAACATACAACTGCCATGACCGAACTGCCCCCGGGTATCACTAAGATCTCTTACAGCGCTTTTTATGATTGTGGGAATCTTGCTATCAGCAGCCTGCCGGACAGCGTGGTTGAGATTCAGGACAACAGCTTCTGGCACTGTTCGAACATCACCTTGAGCGCGCTGCCGGAAAGTGTTACCGCGGTGGGAATCGGCTCGTTCCGGAAGTGCCTGGGGCTGAAAACCATGTCGATTGGCGCCAATATCCAAACCATGCGCACCACAAGCTTTGCCGAATGCACAAATATCACACGGATCACGGTCAACCGCGCGCCAAACGCAGTTGCGAACGCGCCTTGGGGCGCCTCCAACGCGACTGTTGTATGGACCGGAACCACCTGA
- a CDS encoding MerR family transcriptional regulator: MNENLQILCTTQEFADLCGVSKHTLFHYDALGIFCPAVRGGNGYRYYSPAQLEVFQVIAGLKELDMPLSEIKAYLDRRSPRELVTLLTEKAQELRGKIDALSRVENLIRQKAALTERVLGADLSSIAVTWEEEQYLVLTPVRPLMDERDIAYSVAEHVRYYESHGIYSAHSMGSLIEREAAGRGDSAGYSHFYTQVDERPSGLSYDVRPPGKYLVAYHTSGYDNVFDTYRRMLKYGDMQGLLLGGFFYEDTLLDELSVRGYDKYVLRLSIAVEN; this comes from the coding sequence ATGAACGAAAATTTACAAATTCTTTGTACAACTCAGGAATTTGCCGATCTCTGCGGCGTCAGCAAACACACGCTGTTTCACTACGATGCGCTGGGGATCTTTTGCCCGGCGGTGCGCGGGGGAAACGGATACCGGTATTATTCCCCGGCCCAGCTCGAAGTTTTTCAGGTGATCGCCGGACTCAAGGAGCTGGACATGCCGCTTTCTGAAATCAAAGCCTATCTCGACCGCCGAAGCCCGCGGGAACTCGTGACGCTGCTCACCGAAAAGGCGCAGGAGCTGCGCGGGAAGATCGACGCGCTTTCCCGCGTCGAAAATCTGATCCGGCAGAAGGCCGCGCTCACCGAGCGCGTGCTCGGCGCGGATCTCTCTTCGATCGCCGTAACTTGGGAGGAGGAGCAGTACCTGGTGCTGACGCCGGTGCGCCCGCTCATGGATGAGCGGGATATCGCATATTCGGTGGCGGAGCATGTCCGTTACTATGAGTCACATGGGATCTACAGCGCGCATTCGATGGGGTCCCTGATCGAACGGGAAGCGGCCGGGCGGGGAGACAGCGCGGGTTACAGCCATTTTTACACCCAGGTGGACGAACGCCCGTCCGGCCTTTCGTATGATGTCCGTCCGCCGGGGAAATATCTGGTTGCGTATCATACAAGCGGATACGACAACGTCTTTGACACCTACCGGCGGATGCTCAAGTACGGGGATATGCAGGGGCTTTTGTTAGGCGGCTTTTTCTATGAGGACACGCTGCTCGACGAGCTTTCGGTGCGTGGTTATGACAAGTATGTACTCCGGCTGTCAATTGCAGTGGAAAATTGA
- a CDS encoding MATE family efflux transporter → MNPAIGREFHFASLLKFAFPSIIMMIFMSLYTIVDGIFISRFVGTAALSATNIVYPVINVTYAFSIMLATGGSAIVARKLGEGKPEEARRDFSLITLATVLIGVLIALAGCLFIDPLCRMLGADQALIGYCRDYLRILLLFAPASMLQLLFQIFFVTAGRPGLGLGLTIAAGLSNAILDYVLIVPCGFGIAGAALATAAGYLIPAIIGLFFFCRPSQTLHFGRPKFSWAVLAESCFNGSSEMVTNLSNAIITFLFNILMLHYIGEDGVAAVTIVLYAQFLLTALYLGFSLGVAPVISFNHGSENSTQLKRLYRICISFIAGSSLVIFLLSLLLSRGIVRIFTPDGSPVFPIALEGFWLFSLSFLFSGINIFASGMFTALSNGRISAVISFLRTFGFILLGLLFLPKMLAVTGIWLAVPFAELATLLFSVIFMWKMRSNYHYA, encoded by the coding sequence ATGAATCCCGCAATCGGCAGAGAATTCCACTTTGCCTCACTCCTGAAATTTGCATTCCCCAGCATCATCATGATGATCTTTATGTCGCTTTACACCATTGTGGACGGCATTTTCATCTCCCGCTTCGTGGGGACGGCCGCGCTGTCCGCCACCAACATCGTCTACCCGGTCATCAATGTGACCTATGCTTTTTCCATTATGCTTGCAACCGGGGGCAGCGCGATTGTCGCCCGCAAGCTCGGCGAGGGCAAGCCGGAAGAGGCCCGCCGGGACTTCTCTCTCATCACTCTGGCCACTGTGCTGATCGGCGTTTTGATCGCCCTGGCCGGCTGCCTTTTCATCGATCCGCTTTGCAGGATGCTTGGCGCGGATCAGGCGCTCATTGGTTACTGCCGGGATTATCTGCGCATCCTGCTCCTGTTTGCGCCGGCCTCGATGCTCCAGCTTCTGTTCCAGATCTTCTTTGTCACTGCCGGACGGCCGGGTTTGGGGCTTGGACTGACCATCGCAGCCGGACTTTCGAACGCCATACTCGACTATGTGCTGATTGTTCCGTGCGGCTTCGGAATCGCCGGCGCAGCGCTTGCCACAGCCGCCGGCTACCTCATTCCCGCCATCATTGGGCTTTTCTTCTTCTGCCGGCCAAGTCAGACGCTGCATTTCGGCCGTCCAAAGTTCAGCTGGGCCGTGCTTGCGGAAAGCTGTTTCAACGGCTCGTCTGAAATGGTCACCAACCTTTCAAACGCGATTATTACCTTCCTGTTCAACATCCTGATGCTCCATTACATTGGCGAGGACGGCGTAGCCGCAGTCACCATTGTGCTCTACGCCCAATTTCTGCTCACTGCACTCTATCTCGGTTTCTCGCTCGGGGTCGCGCCGGTCATCAGCTTCAACCACGGCAGTGAAAACAGCACGCAGCTCAAACGGCTCTACCGCATCTGCATCTCTTTCATCGCCGGCTCTTCGCTCGTTATTTTCCTGCTCTCACTCCTGCTCTCCAGAGGAATCGTCAGGATTTTTACCCCGGACGGGTCCCCGGTCTTCCCGATTGCGCTCGAGGGCTTCTGGCTCTTTTCCCTAAGCTTTCTCTTTTCGGGAATCAACATCTTTGCATCCGGCATGTTCACCGCGCTTTCCAACGGCCGGATCTCCGCCGTCATATCCTTCCTGCGCACCTTCGGGTTTATCCTGCTCGGCCTGTTATTCCTGCCCAAAATGCTCGCGGTCACCGGGATCTGGCTGGCCGTTCCGTTCGCGGAGCTTGCAACCCTGCTTTTTTCCGTAATTTTTATGTGGAAGATGCGTTCCAACTATCACTATGCCTGA
- a CDS encoding aminotransferase class V-fold PLP-dependent enzyme, giving the protein MLDLAKLRADTPCDNIYLNHVSTSVPPRQVVEAVMDYFDMVMRCGATSAPAQDFCRKRVARANENVAALIGAHPQEIAFTANGSQAIALVAASLPAGRGDNIVVDEMSFVSNVAPWLRLAERRGAEVRFAPAEKPGVINLEKLDALVNRNTKLICLTHMANNIGILQPAVEVGRIARSRGVPYLLDAANTVGALPVDVTEIGCDFLTASGRKYLRGPAGSGFLYVRETMLETLEPEFAAWNNGTWDYEAGTFTSVPGIKRLFCGEPNFPAIFGLSRAVEYIGEIGGIGAVAERIRALTGFLVQKLLEVPGITVYGPQDASLRAGMAGFNVEGFHFSEIAKYLNGHNVGMMGHGFHCPGVLKLYGIEGVARLCVHCWNTEEEIGAAVDLLRKLAK; this is encoded by the coding sequence ATGCTTGACCTTGCAAAACTGCGGGCGGATACGCCCTGCGATAACATCTATCTGAACCATGTTTCCACTTCGGTACCGCCCAGGCAGGTGGTGGAGGCGGTGATGGATTATTTTGACATGGTGATGCGCTGCGGCGCGACCAGCGCCCCGGCGCAGGACTTCTGCCGCAAACGGGTAGCCCGCGCGAATGAAAATGTGGCGGCACTCATCGGCGCGCATCCGCAGGAGATCGCGTTCACCGCGAATGGGTCGCAGGCGATTGCGTTGGTTGCGGCGAGCCTGCCTGCCGGGCGGGGTGACAACATCGTCGTGGATGAAATGAGCTTTGTCAGCAACGTGGCACCCTGGCTGCGGCTGGCCGAGCGCCGCGGCGCCGAAGTACGCTTCGCGCCTGCCGAAAAGCCAGGCGTGATCAACCTTGAGAAGCTCGACGCGCTGGTCAACCGGAATACGAAGCTCATCTGCCTGACCCATATGGCGAACAACATCGGCATCCTGCAACCCGCCGTAGAAGTCGGCCGGATCGCCCGGTCGCGCGGGGTCCCGTATCTGCTCGACGCGGCGAACACAGTGGGCGCGCTTCCAGTAGACGTAACTGAGATTGGATGCGACTTTCTCACGGCGAGCGGCCGCAAATACCTGCGCGGCCCGGCCGGGTCGGGGTTCCTCTATGTGCGGGAGACTATGCTCGAAACGCTCGAGCCGGAATTTGCCGCCTGGAACAACGGCACCTGGGACTACGAGGCTGGTACTTTCACTTCGGTACCGGGCATTAAGCGGCTTTTCTGCGGGGAGCCAAACTTCCCGGCGATCTTCGGGCTTTCCCGCGCGGTGGAATATATTGGGGAGATCGGCGGGATTGGAGCCGTGGCCGAACGGATTCGCGCACTTACCGGATTCCTGGTACAAAAGCTGCTGGAAGTCCCGGGGATTACCGTCTACGGGCCCCAGGACGCCAGCCTGCGCGCCGGAATGGCCGGGTTTAATGTGGAGGGGTTCCATTTTTCAGAGATTGCAAAATATCTGAACGGGCATAATGTCGGAATGATGGGACACGGATTCCACTGCCCAGGGGTGCTGAAACTTTATGGGATCGAAGGGGTTGCGCGGCTTTGCGTACACTGCTGGAACACCGAGGAGGAGATTGGAGCGGCTGTGGACCTGCTGCGAAAGCTTGCGAAATGA
- a CDS encoding GntR family transcriptional regulator has protein sequence MEIEKQNVSLKDQVYHQIVEMICSGQLTPDTLFTERQVIEWCGVSKSPVRESLVQLCAEGALRSIPRCGYQVVQISAKNIRDLTEMRLFLELDSLPNVLKNLDEEKIRELRLVSEKRYAPDKDVWRAWDNNIRFHLTLNRYSGNVQIYKVLEQAYATCARAYAQLYTVQKAVIAPGREARETGHDLIVKALERHELYTAHEQLKKDILFMEEQLLITRIAR, from the coding sequence TTGGAAATAGAAAAACAGAACGTCTCCCTCAAAGACCAGGTCTATCATCAGATTGTCGAAATGATTTGCTCCGGACAGCTTACTCCTGACACGCTTTTCACTGAGCGGCAGGTGATCGAATGGTGTGGGGTGAGCAAATCGCCCGTACGTGAATCGCTCGTGCAGCTTTGTGCGGAGGGGGCGCTGCGCAGCATCCCGCGCTGCGGTTACCAGGTGGTGCAGATCAGCGCCAAAAATATCCGTGACCTTACCGAAATGCGTCTCTTTCTGGAGCTGGACAGCCTGCCGAATGTGCTCAAAAACCTCGATGAAGAGAAAATCCGGGAGCTGCGGCTGGTCAGCGAAAAACGCTATGCCCCTGATAAGGACGTCTGGCGCGCATGGGACAACAACATCCGGTTTCATCTGACCCTCAACCGCTATTCGGGAAACGTGCAGATTTATAAGGTGCTCGAGCAGGCATACGCGACCTGCGCGCGGGCCTATGCGCAGCTTTATACGGTGCAGAAAGCCGTCATCGCGCCGGGTCGGGAGGCGCGTGAGACAGGGCACGATCTTATTGTCAAGGCGCTCGAGCGGCACGAGCTGTATACCGCGCACGAACAACTCAAGAAAGATATCCTCTTCATGGAGGAACAGCTCCTGATCACGCGGATTGCCCGCTGA
- a CDS encoding L-cysteine desulfidase family protein gives MRTTANWEPYVSIMQKKMVSALGCTEPVAVALCTARARALLGEAVPLERIEISVSKSILKNAMGVTIPGTNLCGVNYAAALGATGGNYKRNLQVLESCTPQDLEDTLTLVKAGQVSVSLDRDAPPVYVKAAAYGGGHCGTAVIAGEHDRFVQLIRDGEVFLNLPVEHGADEEKEREAVLRDLSFRGVYSFATTAPLSCFDLVVRSILLNRRISDDGLVHDYGLHLGKLLKEQLADGTPAQNLEERALMRTSAAIDARMSGSPLAVMANSGSGNQGITATIPVYSVACDIGADDEKTIRAVTLSHMTAIYIKQHLSSLSSLCGAIVAAIGAGCGIVYLLGGDFDAIERTVVNMIAAITGMICDGAKASCSLKVAAALQCCFNAVNLAMSGIRVTSIQGITGETAEETIDNLGRLNLYGMEQTDDVILDIMLEKQLEQTSK, from the coding sequence ATGCGTACGACGGCGAATTGGGAACCCTATGTGTCAATCATGCAAAAAAAGATGGTCTCTGCGCTCGGCTGCACCGAACCGGTTGCCGTTGCGCTCTGCACAGCGCGCGCACGCGCGCTGCTCGGCGAAGCGGTCCCTCTCGAACGGATCGAGATTTCGGTCAGCAAGAGCATCCTCAAAAACGCGATGGGCGTCACCATCCCGGGCACCAACCTGTGCGGCGTCAATTACGCCGCTGCGCTCGGAGCCACCGGCGGAAACTACAAAAGAAACCTCCAGGTGCTCGAAAGCTGCACCCCGCAGGACCTTGAAGACACGCTTACCCTTGTAAAAGCGGGCCAGGTTTCTGTGAGCCTCGACCGGGATGCGCCGCCCGTCTACGTGAAGGCCGCCGCGTACGGCGGAGGACACTGCGGGACTGCCGTCATTGCGGGCGAGCATGACCGGTTTGTTCAGCTCATCCGGGACGGCGAAGTCTTCCTGAATCTTCCGGTCGAACACGGCGCGGACGAAGAAAAGGAGCGCGAAGCGGTTCTCCGGGATCTGAGCTTCCGGGGCGTCTACAGTTTTGCAACCACCGCGCCGCTCTCCTGCTTCGATCTGGTCGTCCGTTCAATCCTCCTGAACCGCAGGATTTCGGACGACGGACTCGTCCATGACTACGGGCTGCATCTCGGCAAGCTTCTGAAAGAGCAGCTTGCCGATGGCACGCCTGCACAAAATCTTGAGGAACGCGCACTGATGCGCACCTCAGCCGCGATCGACGCGCGCATGTCCGGCTCTCCACTGGCCGTCATGGCCAATTCCGGCAGCGGCAACCAGGGCATCACCGCCACCATCCCGGTCTACTCGGTCGCCTGTGACATTGGCGCGGACGACGAAAAGACCATCCGTGCGGTCACTCTTTCGCACATGACCGCCATCTACATTAAACAGCACCTGAGCAGTCTTTCCTCCCTGTGCGGCGCAATTGTCGCCGCGATCGGCGCGGGCTGCGGGATCGTCTATCTGCTCGGGGGGGATTTTGACGCGATTGAACGCACCGTTGTCAACATGATCGCCGCCATCACCGGCATGATCTGCGACGGCGCGAAGGCAAGCTGCTCCTTAAAGGTCGCCGCCGCCCTGCAATGCTGTTTCAATGCGGTGAATCTCGCGATGAGCGGCATCCGCGTGACCAGCATCCAGGGCATCACCGGCGAAACTGCCGAGGAGACGATCGATAATCTCGGCCGGCTTAACCTCTATGGGATGGAGCAGACCGACGATGTGATCCTGGACATCATGCTCGAAAAACAGCTGGAACAGACTTCCAAATGA